Proteins found in one Chaetodon auriga isolate fChaAug3 chromosome 12, fChaAug3.hap1, whole genome shotgun sequence genomic segment:
- the map2k2b gene encoding dual specificity mitogen-activated protein kinase kinase 2b, producing the protein MAPKKRPVPLNIAPTGDGLSTSNNSDVTSEANLEALKKILAELDLDEQQKKRLEAFLTQKAKVGEMRDDDFHRICELGAGNGGVVNKECHKPSGIIMARKLIHLEIKPAVRNQIIRELQVLHECNSPYIVGFYGAFYSDGEISICMEHMDGGSLDQVLKEAKRIPEEILGKVSIAVLRGLAYLREKHQIMHRDVKPSNILVNSRGEIKLCDFGVSGQLIDSMANSFVGTRSYMSPERLQGTHYSVQSDVWSMGLSLVELSIGRFPIPPPDAKELEAIFGRSILDGSKRETHSTSARPRPPGRPVSGHGPAMAIFELLDYIVNEPPPKLPHGVFTSDFQDFVTKCLIKNPADRADLKMLMNHTFIKRSEAEEVDFAGWLCKTVGLNQPRTPTRPAD; encoded by the exons ATGGCTCCTAAAAAGAGACCGGTGCCCTTAAACATTGCTCCTACTGGCGATGGCTTATCCACCTCCAACAACTCTGATGTTACATCTGA GGCCAATTTAGAAGCACTAAAAAAAATACTGGCAGAGTTGGACCTGGatgaacaacagaagaaaaggtTAGAAGCTTTCCTCACCCAGAAGGCCAAGGTGGGCGAGATGAGAGACGATGACTTCCATCGTATCTGTGAGCTTGGCGCAGGGAACGGAGGAGTCGTCAATAAGGAATGCCATAAACCTTCAGGAATAATCATGGCCAGAAAA CTGATTCATCTTGAAATTAAACCTGCTGTCAGAAACCAGATCATCCGAGAGCTTCAGGTGCTGCATGAATGTAACTCTCCCTACATTGTGGGCTTCTATGGAGCGTTTTACAGCGATGGAGAGATCAGCATCTGTATGGAACACATG GATGGTGGATCTCTGGATCAGGTACTGAAAGAAGCTAAGAGGATCCCTGAAGAGATTCTGGGCAAAGTCAGCATTGCT GTTTTGAGAGGCCTTGCCTACCTTagagaaaaacaccaaatcaTGCATAGAG ACGTGAAGCCTTCAAACATACTTGTGAACTCGCGTGGGGAGATCAAGCTGTGTGACTTCGGTGTAAGCGGGCAGCTCATAGACTCCATGGCCAATTCCTTTGTTGGGACACGATCCTATATGTCG CCTGAAAGATTGCAGGGAACCCACTATTCTGTGCAGTCAGATGTGTGGAGTATGGGGTTGTCCCTTGTAGAGCTGTCAATTGGACGCTTCCCCATCCCTCCCCCAGATGCTAAAGAACTGGAGGCCATATTTGGACGTTCCATCTTAGATGGtagcaagagagagacacacagcacTTCAGCCAGACCCAGACCACCAGGCAGACCTGTGAGCG GTCATGGTCCTGCAATGGCCATCTTCGAACTACTAGACTACATAGTAAATGAG ccccCTCCCAAACTACCACATGGCGTTTTCACCTCGGATTTCCAGGACTTTGTGACAAAGTG tctcatcAAAAATCCAGCTGACAGGGCTGATTTGAAAATGTTGATG AACCATACATTCATCAAGCGgtctgaggcagaggaggtAGACTTTGCAGGCTGGCTTTGTAAAACCGTGGGACTGAACCAACCTAGAACTCCCACACGCCCtgcagactga
- the onecut3b gene encoding one cut domain family member 2, with the protein MELTMENLHSVSSHSQAGDLMSSPHARPSPSPSSTPRNLVSHAPGSRSAMVSGMASLLEGSGGDYRTDPSALPGHLHSSISMCETGMSLSNTYTTLTPLQHLPPISTVSDKFHHPHSHHHAAAHQRLSAGNVSGSFTLMRDDHRGLASMGNLYSHYPKEMSVSGMGHGSLSPLSSGLGSLHNTQQPLSAYGPSAHISTDAKMLSPVSGFESHASMLSRSDQEHLARSLGGHGHGMISNLNGMHHHPHSHLHSQANGAVMLGARERHGHGNGQGVAGSGIQAEEINTKEVAQRITAELKRYSIPQAIFAQRILSRSQGTLSDLLRNPKPWSKLKSGRETFRRMWKWLQEPEFQRMSALRLAACKRKEEDRGRERNQVPKKQRLVFTDLQRRTLVAIFRENRRPSKEMQVTISQQLGLELSTVSNFFMNSRRRCSDRWDAEEHSHGVHGHGHVHTPHANSNNNNNNNNASPIQPGTSSAIAFSKA; encoded by the exons ATGGAGCTCACCATGGAGAACCTTCACAGCGTCTCTTCGCACTCCCAAGCGGGAGACCTCATGAGCTCTCCGCACGCGCGGCCGTCGCCGTCCCCCAGCTCCACTCCCCGAAACCTGGTCTCGCACGCTCCCGGGTCGCGGTCAGCAATGGTCTCCGGCATGGCCTCGCTATTGGAGGGCTCCGGCGGAGACTACCGGACAGACCCTTCTGCGCTGCCCGGACACCTGCACTCGTCCATCAGCATGTGCGAGACCGGGATGAGCCTTAGCAACACGTACACCACTCTGACCCCTCTGCAGCATCTACCTCCGATATCCACCGTCTCGGATAAGTTTCACCACCCGCACTCACACCACCATGCTGCCGCCCATCAACGACTCTCCGCCGGGAACGTCAGCGGCAGCTTCACGCTGATGCGGGACGACCACCGGGGGCTCGCCTCCATGGGCAATCTGTACAGTCACTACCCAAAAGAGATGTCCGTGTCCGGTATGGGCCACGGCTCGCTCTCTCCACTGTCCAGCGGGCTGGGCTCTTTGCACAACACCCAGCAGCCGCTCTCAGCTTACGGTCCGAGCGCGCACATCTCTACCGACGCCAAGATGCTCTCTCCGGTGTCAGGGTTCGAGTCCCACGCCTCCATGCTGTCCCGAAGCGACCAAGAGCACCTGGCCAGGAGTTTAGGGGGCCACGGCCACGGTATGATCTCCAACCTCAACGGCATGCACCACCACCCGCACAGTCACCTCCACTCTCAGGCGAACGGCGCGGTGATGCTGGGGGCCCGGGAGAGGCACGGCCACGGAAACGGGCAGGGAGTAGCGGGGTCAGGCATCCAGGCGGAGGAAATCAACACAAAGGAAGTGGCTCAGCGGATAACGGCCGAGTTAAAGCGGTACTCCATCCCGCAGGCCATATTCGCCCAGAGGATCTTGAGCCGGTCGCAGGGAACCCTCTCAGACCTGCTACGGAACCCCAAACCCTGGAGTAAGCTCAAGTCAGGCCGGGAGACCTTCAGGAGGATGTGGAAGTGGCTGCAGGAGCCCGAGTTTCAACGAATGTCTGCTCTCCGGCTGGCCG CATGTAAACGTAAGGAGGAGGACCGAGGACGAGAGCGCAACCAGGTGCCCAAAAAGCAGCGATTGGTCTTCACCGACCTGCAGCGTCGCACCTTGGTAGCCATCTTCAGAGAGAACCGCCGCCCCTCCAAAGAGATGCAGGTCACCATCTCCCAGCAGCTGGGCCTGGAGCTCTCCACCGTTTCTAACTTCTTCATGAACTCACGCCGCCGCTGCTCGGACCGCTGGGACGCAGAGGAGCACAGTCACGGGGTCCACGGCCACGGCCATGTGCACACTCCTCAcgcaaacagcaacaacaacaacaacaacaacaatgcctCACCGATCCAACCCGGTACCTCCTCTGCAATCGCTTTCTCCAAGGCCTGA
- the LOC143329244 gene encoding organic cation/carnitine transporter 2-like, with the protein MSAEYDELYYLHFAIERKVITWEVCAQLAVFAAMSGGKAKDFDELTAFLGDYGLFQILVIVLLSISAIPCGYMGMIAVFVADTPEHHCKGSINCTRNGTDAEQSSWIGPDSCSRYKLNGSRTETAGLNNDTEQCEDGWVYSTEIYTATIVSEWDLVRDSAWKVPFSTSLYFAGVLFGSLMCGHLSDRFGRKTVFFLTMILQAVTALVQATSVSWVMFCVFNFLRGIGQISNYMASLVLGSEMLSPSARVNYTVLGHCLGYGIGYALLPLLAYFIRGWRMLLVASAIPSILSIPMWWVIPESPRWLLQKGRVEEAELVIRNAAKKNNVPAPEVIFRADECSWLMQNKGEEEHTYTYVDLIRTPNIRNITILGVFIWMSVALVFFGLSLNTSNLNGNVYLNCFISAATDIAAYLITRLLIFHVPRPMFLSSAMMLCGIMFLIIQLVPKDMPVLFQVFAIVGRMGVSCAYCFVYVMFTELTPTVVRNMGLGIHSTAAYTGCVISPYLIYMGTYSKFLPYIIFGTVSIMAAGLSMLFPDTRNSKLPDLISQAKPLRGCCCPKETATAQSDATEGCKDTNKNSPC; encoded by the exons ATGTCTGCAGAGTACGATGAACTGTACTACCTGCACTTCGCCATAGAGAGAAAGGTCATCACCTGGGAAG tttgcGCACAGCTGGCTGTCTTTGCGGCCATGTCGGGTGGAAAAGCGAAAGACTTCGACGAACTTACGGCCTTTCTGGGCGACTACGGCCTCTTTCAAATTCTCGTGATTGTTCTGCTCAGTATAAGTGCGATTCCATGCGGGTACATGGGAATGATTGCGGTGTTTGTTGCAGACACGCCAGAACACCATTGCAAAGGGTCGATCAACTGCACGCGGAACGGCACCGATGCggagcagagcagctggatCGGACCCGATAGCTGCTCCCGGTACAAACTGAACGGAAGTCGGACGGAGACAGCGGGATTAAACAATGACACCGAGCAATGTGAGGACGGATGGGTGTATAGCACTGAGATATACACCGCCACTATCGTGTCAGAG TGGGATCTGGTGAGGGACAGTGCGTGGAAGGTTCCCTTTTCCACCTCCTTATACTTCGCAGGAGTCCTGTTTGGATCCTTGATGTGTGGTCACCTCTCAGACCG GTTTGGCAGAAAGACAGTGTTTTTTCTCACCATGATCTTACAAGCAGTCACCGCCTTGGTTCAGGCCACCTCTGTCAGTTGGGTCATGTTCTGTGTCTTCAACTTCCTGAGAGGAATTGGCCAGATATCCAATTACATGGCGTCACTTGTACTGG GTTCTGAGATGCTGAGCCCGTCTGCCAGGGTGAACTACACTGTGTTGGGCCACTGTCTAGGTTATGGCATTGGCTACGCCTTGTTGCCACTGTTGGCCTACTTTATACGAGGCTGGAGGATGCTGCTGGTTGCTTCTGCCATCCCCAGCATCTTAAGTATCCCAATGTGGTG GGTGATTCCAGAGTCTCCACGATGGCTTCTACAGAAAGGTCGAGTGGAGGAAGCTGAGCTTGTCATACGTAATGCTGCCAAAAAGAACAATGTCCCTGCTCCTGAGGTCATATTCAGGGCTGATGAGTGCTCATGGCTAATg CAAAACAAAGGTGAAGaggaacacacatacacttacgTGGACCTGATACGCACCCCTAATATAAGGAATATTACAATTCTTGGTGTTTTCATATG GATGTCTGTGGCCTTGGTCTTCTTTGGCCTCTCTCTCAATACCAGCAATCTGAATGGAAACGTTTACCTCAACTGCTTCATTTCAGCAGCCACTGACATTGCGGCGTACCTAATCACTAGGCTGCTGATCTTCCATGTGCCTCGACCCATGTTCCTCTCCTCCGCAATGATGCTCTGTGGTATCATGTTCCTGATCATCCAGCTGGTTCCTAAAG ACATGCCTGTCCTGTTCCAGGTGTTTGCCATAGTGGGAAGGATGGGCGTGTCTTGTGCTTACTGCTTCGTGTATGTGATGTTCACTGAACTGACCCCCACTGTGGTCAGGAATATGGGCTTAGGGATCCATTCCACGGCTGCATACACAGGCTGCGTCATTTCTCCCTATTTGATCTACATGG GTACGTACAGCAAGTTCCTGCCGTACATTATTTTTGGCACAGTCAGCATCATGGCTGCTGGTCTTAGCATGTTGTTtccagacaccagaaacagcaaaCTTCCTGACCTTATCAGCCAGGCCAAACCCCTCAGAGG ctgctgctgtccaaagGAAACAGCCACAGCCCAGTCAGACGCAACTGAAGGCTGTAAAGACACGAACAAGAACTCCCCCTGCTGA